In Verrucomicrobiota bacterium, a single window of DNA contains:
- a CDS encoding YqgE/AlgH family protein, translated as MDKPFTSLKGQLLLDGGKLNGSFFHRTAVLVCEHNAEGAFGLVLTRTADAKVGEALVADLPDVIKELPLHLGGPVQTQALSYLYSDIFLPDADVMPNLALGHSVEELVELGQSYSPTQKVKIFAGYAGWSAGQLDDEMKRDAWLTHPASLDLVFNTDPGALWKSVIQKKGWQYKLLADAPEDLSWN; from the coding sequence ATGGACAAGCCATTCACCTCGCTCAAGGGACAGCTCCTGCTCGACGGCGGGAAGCTCAACGGCTCCTTCTTCCACCGCACCGCCGTGCTCGTCTGCGAGCACAACGCCGAGGGGGCCTTTGGCCTCGTGCTCACCCGCACGGCGGACGCCAAGGTCGGCGAGGCGCTCGTGGCGGACCTGCCCGACGTCATCAAGGAACTCCCCCTGCACCTTGGCGGGCCCGTGCAGACGCAGGCGCTGAGCTACCTTTACTCGGACATCTTCCTGCCCGACGCCGACGTGATGCCCAACCTCGCCCTCGGCCACTCGGTCGAGGAACTCGTCGAGCTCGGCCAATCCTACTCGCCGACGCAGAAGGTGAAGATTTTCGCCGGCTACGCGGGCTGGTCCGCCGGACAGCTCGACGACGAGATGAAGCGCGACGCTTGGCTGACGCATCCCGCCTCGCTCGACCTCGTGTTCAACACCGACCCGGGCGCGCTCTGGAAATCCGTCATCCAGAAGAAAGGCTGGCAATACAAGCTCCTCGCCGACGCGCCCGAGGACCTGTCGTGGAACTGA